A single genomic interval of Fibrobacter sp. UWB13 harbors:
- a CDS encoding Na+/H+ antiporter NhaC family protein produces MQNENSQEKIKGNPIALLPIAVFLVLYLGLGITFEYVLKIPMGFYNIPIVAAFLVAIFVACVQNRKLNFDHKMNVMAGALGDRNIFLMILIFLCAGIFAGILGRSSASAAAYLLLDFIPAQFAVVVLFVVAAFVSTAMGTSVGTIAVVSPIAVEVAQMAGFGVPFCVATVIGGAMFGDNLSFISDTTIAATSTQGCKMKDKFRVNFLVAAPAALLAIIIITAISFVTKANTVAENSYNLVQLIPYVLVLVLALTGINVFAVLLIGIVAASIIMVGSGTLDMIGLLQNIGNGISGMYETILVAVLVSALCGLIRIHGGFAALLDFIHKVFKGHRSGQVGVGLLVSALDIATANNTVAIVMAGPIAKQMGDEYRISPKKTASLLDIFSCVVQGILPYGAQMLVALAAISTAIPNANISAFDLIPYMFYPFLLLVSVLIFIAISPRKNKH; encoded by the coding sequence ATGCAAAACGAAAACTCTCAAGAAAAGATCAAAGGCAACCCGATTGCCCTTTTGCCTATCGCCGTATTCCTGGTACTTTATCTGGGTCTCGGCATCACGTTTGAATATGTCCTCAAGATCCCGATGGGATTTTACAACATACCGATTGTCGCGGCATTCTTGGTGGCGATTTTCGTGGCTTGCGTACAGAACCGCAAGCTGAATTTTGACCACAAGATGAATGTGATGGCAGGCGCACTTGGCGACCGCAATATTTTCTTGATGATCCTGATTTTCCTTTGCGCGGGCATTTTCGCAGGGATTCTCGGGCGTTCAAGCGCCTCAGCGGCGGCATACTTGCTCTTGGATTTCATTCCGGCGCAGTTCGCGGTGGTAGTGCTGTTCGTTGTCGCGGCGTTTGTCTCTACGGCGATGGGTACGTCTGTTGGCACGATTGCAGTGGTCTCCCCGATTGCGGTCGAAGTCGCACAGATGGCGGGCTTTGGCGTTCCATTCTGCGTAGCGACGGTGATTGGCGGCGCAATGTTCGGCGACAACTTGAGCTTTATTTCGGATACGACGATTGCGGCTACATCTACGCAGGGTTGCAAGATGAAGGATAAGTTCCGTGTGAACTTTCTGGTGGCAGCTCCGGCGGCACTTCTCGCGATTATCATCATCACGGCAATTTCGTTTGTGACCAAAGCAAATACGGTTGCCGAAAACTCCTACAATCTCGTACAACTTATTCCATACGTTCTCGTATTGGTACTTGCGCTTACGGGCATCAACGTTTTTGCAGTGTTGCTCATCGGCATTGTTGCGGCATCCATCATTATGGTGGGTTCCGGCACACTCGACATGATTGGTCTTTTGCAGAACATCGGGAACGGCATTTCGGGAATGTACGAGACAATTCTCGTCGCAGTTCTGGTGAGCGCCTTGTGCGGGCTCATTCGCATTCACGGCGGTTTCGCAGCTCTGTTAGACTTTATCCATAAAGTGTTCAAGGGACACCGCAGCGGTCAAGTGGGCGTTGGCCTCTTGGTGAGCGCACTCGACATCGCAACGGCAAACAACACAGTCGCCATCGTGATGGCAGGTCCGATTGCAAAGCAGATGGGCGACGAATACAGAATCTCGCCGAAAAAGACAGCTTCGCTTCTGGACATATTCAGCTGCGTCGTGCAAGGCATTCTGCCTTATGGCGCACAAATGCTCGTAGCGCTCGCCGCCATTTCAACAGCTATCCCAAATGCAAACATCAGCGCGTTTGACCTCATTCCCTACATGTTCTATCCATTCCTGTTACTTGTCAGCGTACTTATATTCATTGCAATTTCTCCGCGCAAGAACAAACACTAA
- a CDS encoding NAD-dependent epimerase/dehydratase family protein translates to MLDKNVILNGKAVLVTGAAGFIGCNLCKKLLNDYNCSELVGLDSITDYYDVNIKHERLKEIEALATSTGKKWTFVKANLADKAAIDSLFEKYHFAVVVNLAAQAGVRYSITNPDAYIQSNLIGFYNILEACRHNEVEHLVYASSSSVYGSNKKIPYSTDDKVDNPVSLYAATKKSNELMAHAYSKLYNIPSTGLRFFTVYGPAGRPDMAYFGFTNKLKAGKTIQIFNYGKCKRDFTFVDDIVEGVVRVMQHAPEKQNGEDGLPLPPYKVYNIGNNHPENLLDFVTILQEELVRAKVLPADYDFEAHKELVPMQPGDVPVTYADTTALENDFGFKPATPLREGLRKFAEWYAGYYGKVE, encoded by the coding sequence ATGCTTGATAAAAACGTTATCCTCAATGGAAAGGCCGTCCTTGTTACGGGTGCGGCAGGATTTATCGGCTGCAACCTCTGCAAGAAGTTGCTTAACGACTACAACTGTTCCGAACTCGTCGGACTCGATTCCATCACCGACTACTATGACGTAAACATCAAGCACGAGCGCCTCAAGGAAATCGAGGCTCTCGCGACATCAACCGGCAAGAAGTGGACATTCGTAAAAGCGAACCTCGCCGACAAGGCTGCAATCGACAGCCTGTTCGAGAAATACCACTTTGCCGTCGTCGTGAACCTCGCCGCCCAGGCCGGTGTCCGCTATTCCATCACGAACCCGGATGCCTACATCCAGAGCAACCTCATCGGTTTCTACAACATCCTGGAAGCATGCCGCCACAATGAGGTCGAGCACCTCGTGTACGCGAGCTCCTCCAGCGTGTACGGCAGCAACAAGAAGATTCCGTATTCCACCGACGACAAGGTCGATAACCCGGTCTCGCTGTACGCCGCCACCAAGAAGAGCAACGAGCTCATGGCACACGCCTACAGCAAGCTCTACAACATCCCGAGCACGGGGCTGCGCTTCTTTACGGTCTACGGCCCCGCTGGCCGCCCGGACATGGCATACTTCGGCTTCACCAACAAGCTCAAGGCGGGCAAGACCATCCAGATTTTCAACTACGGCAAGTGCAAGCGCGACTTCACTTTTGTCGATGACATTGTCGAAGGCGTTGTGCGCGTGATGCAGCACGCTCCCGAAAAGCAAAACGGCGAAGACGGCCTCCCCCTCCCGCCGTACAAGGTCTACAACATCGGCAACAACCACCCCGAAAACCTGCTGGACTTCGTGACAATCCTCCAAGAGGAACTCGTCCGTGCGAAGGTGCTCCCCGCCGATTACGACTTCGAAGCGCACAAGGAACTCGTGCCAATGCAGCCCGGTGACGTGCCCGTGACCTACGCTGACACGACCGCCCTGGAGAATGATTTCGGTTTCAAACCCGCCACCCCCCTCCGCGAAGGTTTAAGAAAGTTTGCAGAATGGTACGCAGGGTATTACGGAAAAGTAGAATAA
- a CDS encoding winged helix-turn-helix transcriptional regulator: MFKYGRLYSGVDPEFIEDDVFRIIQPLNENYSFDAKIANGIGGQKTTQKTTQKTTQKTTQKILAAMEDNPNVTISELSEICGITVDGVKWQLRNLTKTGRIARIGGDRGGYWEVCGK; the protein is encoded by the coding sequence ATGTTCAAGTACGGGCGTCTTTATTCCGGTGTTGATCCCGAGTTTATCGAAGATGATGTATTCCGCATTATCCAGCCCCTGAACGAAAACTATTCATTCGATGCAAAGATTGCAAACGGAATAGGTGGTCAGAAGACTACACAGAAAACTACACAGAAAACTACACAGAAGACTACACAGAAAATTCTTGCTGCGATGGAGGATAACCCCAATGTGACTATATCCGAATTGTCGGAAATTTGCGGAATAACTGTTGATGGTGTAAAATGGCAATTGAGAAATCTCACAAAAACCGGACGCATCGCCCGCATCGGTGGAGATCGTGGTGGTTATTGGGAGGTGTGCGGAAAGTAA
- a CDS encoding helix-turn-helix domain-containing protein, which produces MLAVVKAPPTHGTKKPVSFKIEGEQIPDFVLGMLKYMFPKCVKIYETPLKKRHDMDEESVVLESTDWNKRMSAEMTPGKAIRADRGLRGWTQNVLAQKLGISIQNLSAMEHDRRPISKKMAAKLSLIFDVPPETYFKF; this is translated from the coding sequence ATGTTGGCAGTCGTGAAAGCGCCCCCTACGCACGGCACTAAGAAGCCGGTATCCTTCAAGATCGAAGGAGAACAGATTCCCGACTTCGTTTTGGGGATGCTCAAGTACATGTTTCCGAAATGTGTCAAGATTTATGAAACGCCGCTCAAAAAACGTCATGATATGGATGAGGAATCGGTTGTGCTCGAAAGTACCGATTGGAACAAGAGAATGTCCGCGGAAATGACACCAGGCAAGGCCATCCGTGCCGACCGTGGGCTTCGCGGATGGACGCAGAATGTTCTCGCGCAAAAACTCGGCATCTCTATACAGAACCTTTCTGCGATGGAACATGACCGTCGTCCGATATCCAAGAAAATGGCCGCAAAGCTGTCTCTAATTTTCGACGTTCCACCCGAAACATATTTCAAGTTCTGA
- a CDS encoding ATP-binding protein, whose protein sequence is MEESQTFDRKSINIAPRDFSNHVCAFANADGGIIVVGISDKTKRIEGVDSRERQVNELLRVPMDFCTPTVPFVHEFVDCVDSNGKANHVLVFHIEASPLVHENQAHDAYIRIGDKSKILSYEDRMTLSLDKGLRSFEDILVPDSSYDDIDEVYLKEYLQMVGYSRSPREYLLQNKNFAKEKAGEIRLSVAAILLFGKNPQQFFPRARVRFIRYEGTEEKFGTEMNVIKDVIFEGRILEQIRQAVAYIQTQIKERTYLTKGGIFTTELEYPEFVRTELVVNAVTHRDYSIRGTEIQIKMFDDHLVVESPGNLPSQVKIDKIRNAHFARNSHIAEYLKDYKYVKDFGEGVDRIYREMEASGLPVPEYRQDSFILKVIVKNSGFALQKTGFESEKTGFTLQKTGIESEKTGFALQKMEIASIVLNSGFGKTIKEKMKKIIDEIDENQVIAAKDIMKILACKPTAATEMIKRMRSLNLLKKIEGVGPGRYSLNFLSITTPKDL, encoded by the coding sequence ATGGAAGAATCGCAGACTTTTGACCGCAAAAGCATTAATATTGCTCCGCGTGATTTTTCCAACCATGTCTGCGCATTCGCCAATGCCGATGGCGGCATTATCGTAGTCGGCATTTCGGACAAGACCAAACGCATAGAAGGCGTTGATTCTCGGGAACGCCAAGTAAATGAGCTGTTGCGAGTACCAATGGACTTCTGCACGCCAACGGTTCCATTCGTTCATGAATTTGTGGATTGTGTAGATTCAAACGGCAAGGCAAACCATGTTCTTGTTTTCCATATAGAAGCGAGTCCGCTTGTCCACGAGAACCAGGCGCATGACGCCTATATACGGATTGGAGACAAATCAAAAATTCTTTCTTACGAGGACCGCATGACGCTTAGCCTAGACAAAGGATTGCGCTCGTTTGAAGATATTTTGGTTCCAGATTCAAGTTACGACGATATTGATGAAGTTTACCTCAAGGAGTATCTGCAAATGGTAGGATACTCAAGAAGCCCTCGGGAGTATCTATTGCAAAACAAGAACTTTGCCAAGGAGAAGGCCGGCGAAATACGGCTAAGCGTTGCAGCTATATTACTATTCGGAAAGAATCCGCAGCAGTTCTTTCCTCGCGCTCGTGTACGCTTTATCCGCTATGAGGGTACCGAGGAAAAATTTGGAACTGAGATGAATGTCATCAAGGACGTAATCTTTGAGGGGCGAATTCTTGAACAGATTCGGCAGGCTGTTGCCTATATTCAGACGCAAATCAAGGAACGTACGTATTTGACCAAGGGCGGAATTTTTACCACAGAACTTGAGTATCCTGAATTTGTACGTACAGAACTAGTTGTCAATGCGGTAACACATAGGGATTACTCTATTCGCGGAACAGAAATTCAAATCAAGATGTTCGATGATCACTTGGTTGTCGAGTCACCAGGCAATTTGCCGAGTCAAGTAAAAATTGACAAGATTAGGAATGCACATTTTGCACGAAATTCACACATAGCGGAGTACCTGAAAGATTACAAGTATGTTAAAGATTTTGGAGAAGGCGTTGACCGAATTTATCGAGAAATGGAGGCGTCAGGTTTACCTGTGCCTGAATACCGTCAAGATTCATTCATTTTGAAGGTCATTGTCAAAAATTCAGGTTTTGCCCTTCAGAAAACGGGATTTGAGTCCGAAAAAACGGGATTCACCCTTCAAAAAACGGGAATTGAATCTGAAAAAACGGGATTTGCTCTCCAAAAAATGGAAATCGCATCTATTGTATTAAATTCAGGTTTTGGGAAGACAATAAAAGAAAAAATGAAAAAAATCATTGATGAAATAGACGAAAATCAAGTAATTGCAGCAAAGGATATTATGAAAATTTTAGCGTGTAAGCCAACAGCCGCAACAGAGATGATTAAACGAATGCGTTCGCTGAATCTTTTGAAGAAAATAGAAGGAGTAGGACCAGGTCGTTATTCCTTAAATTTTCTCTCAATAACCACACCGAAGGACTTGTAA
- a CDS encoding UDP-glucose/GDP-mannose dehydrogenase family protein, whose product MNIAIVGTGYVGLVSGTCFAEMGVNVTCVDVNQAKIESLQKGEIPIYEPGLDEMVLRNQREGRLNFTTDLASVLDNVEMVFSAVGTPPDEDGSADLQYVLAVARTFGQNIKKYTVLVTKSTVPVGTAKKVKAAIQEELDKRGVNVPFDVASNPEFLKEGSAITDFMKPDRVVVGVESEQAKELMTRLYRPMMLNNFRVIFTDIPSAEMIKYAANSMLATRISFMNDIANLCELVGADVNMVRKGIGSDTRIGSKFLYPGCGYGGSCFPKDVKALIKTAEKNGYKMGVLKAVEEVNEYQKTVLFNKLAKRFGGEANLKGKTIAMWGLAFKPETDDMREATALVLIDKLTKAGAIVRVYDPVAMNECKRRVGDIVTYCNDMYEALLDADALLLVTEWKQFRMPSFGVMKKSMKNALIIDGRNIYDAKELADAGFEYSAIGC is encoded by the coding sequence ATGAATATTGCTATCGTCGGTACCGGTTACGTTGGACTTGTTAGCGGTACATGTTTTGCCGAAATGGGCGTCAACGTGACTTGCGTCGATGTGAACCAGGCCAAGATTGAATCTCTCCAAAAGGGAGAAATCCCTATATACGAACCGGGTCTCGATGAAATGGTGCTCAGGAACCAGCGCGAAGGCCGCCTCAACTTCACAACCGACCTCGCTAGCGTTCTCGACAATGTCGAAATGGTATTCAGCGCCGTGGGTACGCCTCCGGATGAAGACGGTTCCGCCGACTTGCAGTATGTGCTCGCTGTGGCACGCACATTCGGCCAGAACATCAAGAAGTACACCGTTCTCGTGACCAAGTCAACCGTCCCGGTCGGCACCGCCAAGAAGGTCAAGGCCGCCATCCAGGAAGAGCTCGACAAGCGTGGCGTGAACGTCCCGTTCGACGTGGCCAGCAACCCGGAATTCTTGAAGGAAGGCTCCGCCATCACGGACTTCATGAAGCCCGACCGCGTTGTCGTGGGTGTCGAAAGCGAACAGGCCAAGGAACTCATGACCCGCCTCTACCGCCCGATGATGCTCAACAACTTCCGCGTGATCTTCACGGACATTCCGAGCGCCGAAATGATCAAGTACGCCGCGAATTCCATGCTCGCAACCCGCATCAGCTTCATGAACGACATCGCAAACCTCTGCGAACTCGTAGGCGCCGACGTGAACATGGTCCGCAAGGGCATCGGCAGTGACACCCGCATCGGCAGCAAATTCCTCTACCCGGGCTGCGGCTACGGTGGAAGCTGCTTCCCGAAGGACGTGAAGGCACTCATCAAGACCGCCGAAAAGAACGGCTACAAGATGGGCGTTCTCAAGGCTGTCGAAGAAGTCAATGAATACCAGAAGACAGTCCTTTTCAACAAACTCGCAAAGCGTTTCGGCGGCGAAGCCAACCTCAAGGGCAAGACGATTGCCATGTGGGGTCTCGCCTTCAAGCCGGAAACGGACGACATGCGCGAAGCGACCGCACTCGTGCTTATCGACAAGCTCACCAAGGCTGGCGCTATAGTTCGAGTCTATGACCCGGTTGCCATGAACGAATGCAAGCGCCGCGTGGGTGACATCGTCACTTACTGCAACGACATGTACGAAGCATTGCTCGATGCCGACGCACTCCTCCTCGTGACCGAATGGAAGCAGTTCCGCATGCCGAGTTTCGGCGTGATGAAGAAGTCTATGAAGAACGCCCTCATCATCGACGGCCGCAACATCTACGACGCGAAGGAACTTGCCGACGCCGGATTCGAATACAGCGCCATCGGTTGCTAA